DNA from Scheffersomyces stipitis CBS 6054 chromosome 1, whole genome shotgun sequence:
tgctCGACATATTCTTGTGGAGTCgagaatttttcactttggccagcttctttgaagacaGGCGTGAACGACGAGAATTGACGGCTCACCACACGCACGGCATTCAGTCTGCTCTGTAGCACACTTTTGAACATTCTGGACGTGTACGAGACGGAACGGACTGGTTGACAGAAGGATCGTTGGTGAAAGATACGGTACCATTGGGctcaaaattttcagatctTTCAGTAGTGTCAGGTGGTGTATAGTCATGTGATTCTGAATGGTATGGATTCCTTAACTTCAAACGAATTTCTAGAAGATAGATAGATTTGATCCATAGAAATATTCTATTGAAGTTCTCGATTTCTTAGATATTTTGGTATACAATTCCATTTGTATTAGTTGTTTTTCTCCTACTGAGTTGGTACACTATTTTCTTATACGTGCAactccatagttaaggtGAAGCTGACTCTCATTATTTCGCAATCGTAAATTTTTtggctgaaaaaaaaaaaacttAAGATGTGCAAGAGATCTATTTTTCACAAGTAGTTAAACATCTCTTCACTGTTCTACTCTTTCAACCTCCACAATTTCTGTACGCTATGGGAAAGTCCAGTAAGGATAAGAGAGACATTTACTACAGAAGAGCCAAGGAGCAGGGCTGGAGGGCTCGTTCCGCGTTCAAATTGCTACAGCTCCACGATGAGTTTCAAATCTTGCATGGACTCAAGAGAGTCGTAGACCTTTGTGCTGCTCCAGGCTCGTGGTCACAAGTTTTGAGTAGAGAATTGTACCAAAAACAGAACCAGCCAGATGCCAAAATTGTAGCTGTGGATTTACAGCCAATGACTCCTATAGATGGGGTTACTTGCATTCAGGCAGACATCACTCACCCCAAGACTTTGCACAAAATATTGGATATCTTTGGTGGAGAGCCAGCTGATTTTGTTTGCAGTGATGGAGCACCTGATGTGACTGGTCTCCATGATCTCGATGAGTACATCCAGGCACAATTAATCTTACTGGCTTTGCAATTAACGACTTGTATCTTGAAACCTGGAGGAACATTCGTAGCTAAGATCTTCCGTGGAAGAGATATAGACTTGTTGTACAGCCAGTTGAGCTACTTGTTTGAAAAGGTGATATGTGCAAAACCCCGTTCATCAAGAGGAACGTCTCTAGAAGCTTTCATTGTCTGTATAGGATATACTCCAAGACCCGGCTGGAATCccaagttggagttgaacaagtcaaCTGAGGAGTTCTTCGAGGGTGCTAATATCGGAAAAGCAAccaatttgcaatttttggatcttccagatccagaggaACGTAAAATCGCCAAATTCGTAGCCTGCGGAGATTTGAACGATGTCGATTCAGATGCCACCTATTCTTTAGATAATGAATCGAGACTTCCAGCATTGGACCCAGTGCAGATGCCTACTGCTCCACCATATAAGAAGGCGTTGGagatgaagagaagagGCGATTTAGTGAGAAGGTAAAACACTTGAATTATTAAAGAAGATAAGGAATTATAGAGACAGGAAAACACAAGATGCCATTGAGACTATATATATGTGTAACTGTATATATCTATACTGTACTATAGAAACGAAACGATATAATGGAAACTATCTAAAATGACTAGCAATCAGACAAAACCATCACAGCTAGTTCTCTTGCTTTTCTTCGcccttgaagaaggaatcTGGCTTCAAGGTTGGGAACAACAACACTTCTCTGATAGTGTTGGAGTCAGTCAAAAACATGGCCAATCTATCGATACCACATCCCCAACCAGCAGTAGGAGGCAAACCGTATTCCAAAGCATTGCAGAACACTTCATCAACCAATTGAGCTTCATCATCACCTTGAGCCTTTTGTCTGGCTTGTTCTTCGAATCTCTGTCTCTGGTCGAAAGGATCGTTCAACTCAGTATAAGCGTTACAAATTTCCTTAGTAGCTACGAAGACTTCGAATCTTTCACACAAACCTGGGATGTTTCTGTCCTTCTTGGCCAATGGGGACATCATCTGAGGATGACCAAATATGAATGTAGGGTTAATCGAAGCATCTTCCAACTCACCTACCAATTTGTCCAACATTCTGGCGTTGGTCAAAGGAGGAGTACAatccaacttgttgtcAATCAAAATCTGCTTCAAAAACTTTCCAGTTTCCTCTGTGTGCAACTGGTCACCAGGAGGAAACTTGACGTTGTAGActttttccaattcctcaATCATGTTGACTCTCTTCCAAGGTCTGGAGAAATCAAGGGTCAAAGCTTCACCTTGAGGACCATCTGGATGGTAGGTTACCTTGTAGTCACCAGTGATTTCCTTGACCATTTCCGAGAACATCAACTCAGTCATGTCCATCAAGTCATAAACATCAGCATAGGCTTGGTAGAATTCACAAGTGGTGAATTCGGGGTTGTGGGTCATGTCGATACCTTCGTTTCTGAACTGACGTCCAATTTCGTACACTCTATCCATACCACCTACGAccaattccttcaagaacaactctGGAGCAATACGCATGAACATGTCCATGCTCAAGTCGTTGTGGTGGGTGATGAAAGGCTTAGCTGTGGCACCTCCAGCAATGACGTTCAAGATGGGAGTCTCTACTTCGACAAAGTCTCTGTTGTCCAAGAACTTACGGATGTAGCCGATGATCTTAGATCTTACCTTGAAACGGTCTCTGGTGGCGTCGTTCATGATCAAATCCAAGTAACGCTTTCTGTATCTGGCTTCCTGGTCCTTGAATCCGAAATGCTCAGTTGGCAACATGTGCAAACATGGAGTCAACAACTGGACAGAAGTTGCAAAGACCGAAACTTCACCATCTCCACCCTTAGCTGGTGCAGTTCTACCGGGGTAACCAGTGACACCAATGACATCACCTCTTCTCAAGTATTCGTGCATCTTTTCGTACTCTTCAGCCAGGGCTACGTCCTGGGCTTGAGCCATGATCTGGACTTCTACACCATCTCCCTTCAATACATAGAATCTCAACTTGGCACCAGATTCTCTCTTGGTCATAATTCTACCAGTGACCTTGACTTCAACGTCCTGTAAAGTCTCACCTCTGGTCAAACTGCtgtacttttcagcaaATTCTGGCAACGTGATGTTTCTGTGGAACTTGTGAGGGTAAGGGTTGAAAGCAGTGGGGTTCTCATTGTTTGATTCTctcaactcgttgatctGACGGGATCTGATCTCGAAATACTGGTTGGGGTTCAAGTCAGCCAATTGAtctttgttcttgttcacCTTGGGGGCAGTGGCGGCAGCCTTAGCAGCTTTCTCGGCCCTCTTCGCTTCCAAAAGTCTGAGCTTctgtctcttcttcaactcggTCTTGGAAACTTGTTCGCCAGTGGCTTCGTCCAAGTAGgtcttttgcaattgttcagCTGCCTGGTTAACTTCTTCCGACATCGTGATACTAGTGGTGGAACTATCCTAAAGGGAAGTGGTGGTTGAAAAATCTATCTATTGATTTTCAGCAAAAATTTTCAggatttttttttgactATCTCATCAACGCTCACGTGACGAAAGACTCATATCTAGAGATAGCTAGCTATAATCAGAAGCTAAGTGAATCATACTTGAAAGGGATTATAACTAAGGATTGAAATTATGAATCTATGTCAGTTTATTCAAAATTTCTAGTTTTTCATCAATATGTTCCAAGTCCATTTctttttgacttctaatcTGAAACTTTCGCCCTCTCCATATTATCCTGAGATGACTGCGAAATTCTAGGGAAGATTACAAGAAATGACAAACGAAAATTTCAACCATTTCCTGTCAAAAAAAGATGCCGTCTCCAAAACACCAATTGAGACGCCTCCTTATCCCACAACAGTCTCTAATACGACTTAGATTaaaaaaaagaacaattgtAATCCAAAAAAATGCGATTTCTGTGGATCGAACACAGGACCTTCAGATTAACTGTGACTGAATCTCTTCAGTCTGACGCTCTCCCAACTGAGCTAAAACCGCCTATTTGTTAACAAAACCCTCAAAAAATGCGTGCCACTGGCGATAAATC
Protein-coding regions in this window:
- the KRS1 gene encoding lysyl-tRNA synthetase; its protein translation is MSEEVNQAAEQLQKTYLDEATGEQVSKTELKKRQKLRLLEAKRAEKAAKAAATAPKVNKNKDQLADLNPNQYFEIRSRQINELRESNNENPTAFNPYPHKFHRNITLPEFAEKYSSLTRGETLQDVEVKVTGRIMTKRESGAKLRFYVLKGDGVEVQIMAQAQDVASAEEYEKMHEYLRRGDVIGVTGYPGRTAPAKGGDGEVSVFATSVQLLTPCLHMLPTEHFGFKDQEARYRKRYLDLIMNDATRDRFKVRSKIIGYIRKFLDNRDFVEVETPILNVIAGGATAKPFITHHNDLSMDMFMRIAPELFLKELVVGGMDRVYEIGRQFRNEGIDMTHNPEFTTCEFYQAYADVYDLMDMTELMFSEMVKEITGDYKVTYHPDGPQGEALTLDFSRPWKRVNMIEELEKVYNVKFPPGDQLHTEETGKFLKQILIDNKLDCTPPLTNARMLDKLVGELEDASINPTFIFGHPQMMSPLAKKDRNIPGLCERFEVFVATKEICNAYTELNDPFDQRQRFEEQARQKAQGDDEAQLVDEVFCNALEYGLPPTAGWGCGIDRLAMFLTDSNTIREVLLFPTLKPDSFFKGEEKQEN
- the TRM7 gene encoding tRNA methyltransferase; this translates as MGKSSKDKRDIYYRRAKEQGWRARSAFKLLQLHDEFQILHGLKRVVDLCAAPGSWSQVLSRELYQKQNQPDAKIVAVDLQPMTPIDGVTCIQADITHPKTLHKILDIFGGEPADFVCSDGAPDVTGLHDLDEYIQAQLILSALQLTTCILKPGGTFVAKIFRGRDIDLLYSQLSYLFEKVICAKPRSSRGTSLEAFIVCIGYTPRPGWNPKLELNKSTEEFFEGANIGKATNLQFLDLPDPEERKIAKFVACGDLNDVDSDATYSLDNESRLPALDPVQMPTAPPYKKALEMKRRGDLVRR